Below is a genomic region from Neurospora crassa OR74A linkage group VII, whole genome shotgun sequence.
AACAACTGGCCCAGTCCACTTCAACTGAATCTGACCGCATTGAGATACGCCGCCTATCTAATTACTACAATGGCCTTCCTTCCTCACCTTCACTCGCGTGCGTTACACGATTACAAGAACTGTACCAACAAAGATCACATCACACCAAGCTGGGTGATGTTGTCACGTTACGCAGCACACGGTGCAATAACATCTCACGACTACATACCTTGGTGTACATTGGTTGTTCTGTAGACGTGCCTTAGAGGCCTTGTACGTCCCGTGGACTCCTTTTCGTGACGGGAAACGGCATATTTGTGTGCGATCTGTGCTACCCGATCTCGCACACCACCCTCACCGTAGCTCACTTGTGTTTCCCCAGTGCTCTTTCCCACTGAATCTCTGTATAACACAACCTCGATGGCATGAGTGCTACATGGCTAccactcttttttttccacaGTGGACTGACACCCAGTGGACAGGTATCCACGAGCTACCGCCCGCAACTCCCTGTCTGTTAACAGCATGTCTCCCACTTACCGCCTTTACAATGTATATCGAACTCGATGTTTGTCTCTCTTTTCAACGCGACCCGACCCTGAAGAGGTTGGCCGCGCATGCGACAGCATCCGTGTTACCCATGCTAGCACAAGTAAGCGTAAAACCACAAGAGACTGTGTACTCACACGTTGTTGACCGCAAGGTTGGTGTTATGGGAATATTCCGAACGGTAGCTACATTCACACTGACGGCGGGCACGCAGCGCATCACGAACGGGCCGGGTGTGCCTTCGGGTGAGAGAGTGATGGTAACAAAGGAGTAGCTAATTTAGCTTTGATCCATctacgatgatgacgaggtggTGACTACACAGCCCTGCTTTGGCTGAAATCGCATTTTCCCCCAACTGACTATCTGTCTGCCCTCTCTCTGCAATCAGGCAATTCGCGGTAGATGTTCAGTAACTGACATCATATCATGACTAGGTATCGTACGATATCTCTCTGGCGTTCATCAAACCATCCATTCTCAATTCACTGACCTATCTTGTTTTATCCTTTAGGTCAATTCCACGTGACGCGATTTTACAGTAGGTCATCGCCTCCAAAAATGCCACTTCACAGTGTTCAAGGTTGACACGACACATGGCAAGCCGCAACCACCTCCCACATACCGACAACTGGTACTGGTTCAACAGACTTACACTATGCATATGTAGCTTAGGCGGAACAGCGCACACTATCACCCCTTGTGCCTGGCACCGAACAGCCATTTATGAGACTGCAACCACAGAAAGACAATATGGCTGCCAGGCTCACCCACCCATACACAAACATGCACTCGGCATCGGAGGCGCTAGGGAACAAGGAGATCCAGTCCAACAGACAAGTCCAGATGAATACAGAAATAGGGGCAAGTTTTGGGGTCATAAACAGGGACACAGGGGGTTTTTAGGGCTCAAGGGATGATCAACGGCACGGGCCTGGAAAGTATTCAGCATGTGGCGCCTGGGAGTATGCCTCATGTTGAGCGCAAGCTCATACGTACCTATCATTTCACGGCCTTTTAGGCAAGAAGCTTAACCCGGCCCCAGTTACACCGAGCGAGCGTGAGACATTGTGGGATGACAGAAAAACTAACAGGCAGCAGGTCAAAAAATACAGTGGCATATTCTCGTCGGCAACTGCGGATACTTGACGAAAAAGAAATGTCCACGCTCTATTGCAAATTACCGGTCCGTCAACTTTCCAGTTCCCAGCTGATGCAACCTTTGCTTATTCCTCTCGTCCACTTTCACTTGTGGTTGGAAGGAGTACGACTGTCAGACAACACACTCGATGAGCAAAACTAAGGGAAATAAGGAACCTTTCTCGCTCGGTCTGTGTCCTGTTCCACCATACATGCCGCGAATATGATTATTGTCAAGCACTCCCTCGCCCTCACTGGCTCAAAGATTATCCCTCCTGCCTCGTCCTCCCAATACTTGACCCAACGGGTCGGTGAGACAGTTACACTACTGCGACACACATCTCACTTGTACATTGTACTTCACCAAGTCCAATGTCCATTGTCCACTACACACGAAGATTAGAAGAACGGCAGACAAATTGGAGTAACCTGTGAAATGTCGGGTTCCTCAGGTATGTAATGTCGTGGAGGAACATGTGTGGGTACGCGGGATAAATACTAATCAGTCATGACACTGCGACCACGAACAGCCCATACAAGGATCGACGGAGCATACCCTAACTCATTACTATCTAGTCCCTCAGGCCTCATTGCGTGGTTATAGATAGGAAGTACATATGAGCAAGCGGCTTTCAGTTCAAGGGTGGgggagaaaaagaggagCGGCCCGTGGGAAGAACAACAGCGTCTGGTCAGATTGTTGGTGATATAACTCTCTGCTCGCTCAATGGCGAGTAAGAAGGCAATGATTGTGATAGCTCTCGAGTGGTATGTGGTAAGAACCTTGTTGTTCAGACTCGTATCATATGGGATGCCCAATGCTTCCCAAAATCCCCATCTTCCCTTTACCATCAAAAAGGATGCTGGCACTCGTTCCAAAGTCCATTAGGTTAACCCTTCAtccctcttttcccctcctcctttgctCTTTTGTTTACCCGAAACAATCTGATAACTGACACATCACTTTCACTTTCGTTTTTTTACTCTCCTATtccttctgctgctgctacccAGAGTTTTCAAAGCAGCATAGCACCACATCAATCGCTTCCTTGCTAATATCACGCTTCTGCGACGCTTATCTTTCACCTAGCCTCAAATTTCTTTCTGCTCATGCAAACCTCTCGATCTCACATTTTCAGCTCACTGtttgcttttcttcttccacgtCTAAACGACCGAGGGCCTCGAGATCTCACCTAACATATTACCCTGCCAACAGCTCAACAGACCAACAATTCAACAGCCGAACGATGTGTCTCGGAAGGACTAACCGCAAAAGCCCCTCCGCTGCATGAATaattgagaagaagaagcaacgcAACATCGGCCGGCAAAGATGGCTGGCCTATGAGGGGTGAAGATGAAGCCGGTGAAAGCCCCAACGGTCTGGAAAAAGTAAGAGACGGTGCAAGCCGGGGAAGAAGCAATGAGGTAAAAAGCTGGCACATATCGCTTGACTTTACTTGATCTGATCCCACCATGGAAAAAAGAGGGCGGAGATGAACTGTCGGCAGGTCAGTGACTGGCTCCGGCTACGTCTCCGAGAGAAGCGAGAGGCCTACTGCTACTACTCAGTTTATATCTGGAGGATTGAGACGATGCCTCCGGTCACATATGCAAGGCaaaaggaaaaacaaaaagaatgGGAACACCGAACCCATGATCATCATTACCTGGTAGCAATCGGCAATACCCAAGCACCAGCGGCACAACTACTATCGACGTCGTTGGGCTCCACCGGTCGCTAGGCAACCCCCCAACCACAGAATCAGGATCAGGATCAAAGACGCTCGACCGACGTGACATGACATGGTCACGAACTGGTTGATCTTTCCGTCACTCCGTATTGCCAAAGCCAAGAAAATGACACGCTTGGAAAGGgtggatggaaggaaggttACCTACCTGATCTACTACGTGACTGCATGATCGGAAAAGTAAGTTGGATGAGACGCTTTAGCTGCCGATTTCCCGTCTCCCGATCCCTCTGCTGAtgactgatgatgatgaggggtGTGTGGGATGGAGGACTCACTGCAAGATGCCGGGATTCACCAGATGAAGCAGGGAGTCAGCCAAgcagggaggaagggagtcTTCCGCTATCGCTCCATTGGGGTGGAACAGTAGGTTGGTACAAAAACCATTCACCATTAGGATCGCCAAGGCGATCATACTATGTACCTTCGCTTGGGGGGTTGGGGTTCCTGTGCTGTAAAGGTTTCGGTTCGGGAGATGGAGACCGCTTAGGTCGGCTGGGTCGATAAATAATTGGGCAAGCAGACTATTATGGGACGGATGGCTGGGTGGATGATGTAATGGATGAGAGGGATTGTGGTGTAAGTTTCGGTGAAGTAGGAAGGTAAGCAAGGTCAGGAAGTAGAGTAAGTAAGTCTAAGTATATAGGTGAGGTAGGTTCGGTGAGTGATCGTGTTGCCgggagaaaacaaaaaaaaaagagagagtcAGCGAACATGTGGACAAACCGTTGACATACCAGTTCAGTATcattagaattttattcaCCATCTATCTACCTGCCTAAGGTAAATCCAATATATTATATGCCTGCTATATAGATATCAGGAAGGAGGATATCATTATACAGCCATCCatgcatccatccatctatcGATAGAGGTACCGATGATCGAATGTACAGGATAAGAATGGATAGCTGTAGGTATGTTCAAGTTAGCATACATACCAACTTCGTGACCACTAGGTTGATACGATAGCGGAGTATTTCGCTCATAACTCGTTGGTAACTTTTATACTCACCATTTGTTGCTTGTTCTTTGCTCCTTACTCGTGCCGTGTTGTTACAGTATTCCCTATCATGCTTATTGCTCACCATGCTTACTTACTTCACCTACTTCACCTAGTTTGCCTAGTTCATCTGTTTCATGTAGTTCACTATGCTCACTGCTCATCGCTCATCGCTCACCGTGCTCACCTAGTTCATCTAGTTCATCTTGTTCATCTAGTTATTTCACCGCGCCCACCATGATCCTGCTTTCCATATCCATTCATCTACCTGACCAATCCTTTGCTACCGCTTTGCCACCAGGCATCAGGAGGGGGAAGAcatttaataccctttattccttccttcttttccaagTGACATACAGTGTATGTAGTTGTATAACACCCTTTTATCTATAAACAATATAAAGAATCAGAGGGGGCCGCTTAGAACGTCAACTGCCAGCCTGTCCATCCATTGATCATGACAGAGAGAAAACAGATGGGGGAAAGAGTACCAAGTGTCATCGTAAATACAAGtatagtattgtattatCGGCTTAGCGACGGTGGTCGCCCCGTTTTCGATAATAATCAACTCTTCAGCTTTGATAGGTAAGTGTTAAGTTGACCATGTGTCCCATTTACTTGCACGATTACCAACGAACGGGGCGACTTGATTCTCATGGCGTCGGAACACgcaaagggggaaaaaaaaaatttaaagataaataaaaaaattgaaaagagaaaggagtAAAAACCGAAAGGCATGAATGAAGTTGTAGAAATAGGGTTAGCAACGTGAAATTATATCATAGtattctctttttttttccgccTCGCCATCCTTCAGCTCCGCTAACTTCACAAATAACCACCCCTCAGTTATTAATCCTCTTGATCTCGCtacctttctttttcctgaACGATACACGAGGTAGTTGTAAACATgacaaccatcaccatccaccaccacttagCTCACCTCCCCCATCCGTTATTATGTGCGCGCCTTTACCAATACGCAGGCCTCAACCCCGTAAAGCTTCCCAGCGCCGAGTGACTTTCGCCATCTTCCCTCTTACGTTGACCCGCGAGCTATATATTTTCCTCAAATGTCAGTATATTATTCACCAATCTTCCACAAGAACAGCGTTCTCAAGGTAGACAAGGACGAAAACTCACCTCCAACTGCACCCCCTTGTGGACATGCACCAACCAATCCACATAGCTCTGCGCCTCGTTATTCCGATCCTCCACCAACATGCGCGCAAACTCAAACTCGGCTCCGTCAATGCCCTGTCTAGCCAACTGGATCGTCAACCCCTTGCTGCCCCTCACCGTCCGCATATACTCAATGATATTCCTCGTCTGCGCATTCAAGTGCGTCTCCAGGACAGGGATCGTCGACGTGTACGGATCCAGCGACTGGAGCGTCGTCTTGTCCTCGCCAAACAGATCCTGAATGAGGGCGGGCGCGGTCTGCGCGTGCATCCAGAGGAGACAGACTTGGCCGTTGTCGACGAGGTAGACGCCGCCGGGCTCGACGCGGGCGAACGAGGCGCGCATAGTCGAGGGCATGCGCAGGTGGCCCGTGGTGGCGTCGGGGTAGCCGTCTTCGGGCTGGAGGCTGTGCAGCGGGATGATGCGCGGGTAGAGATAGAGGGAGAGCTCGCGGGCGCCCATGGACCGGATGAGACGCATGTCGTGCACCCGACGGTCTGTGGTCTCGTTGCCGCCCTTGAAGGCGCGGCATTTCAGCATGCCCAACACGTACATGGTGAACTCCTTGAGACGCTCGGGCATGACGAGCTGTTGGGGCGGGTGAGGCACGGCGAGGTGGTTCTTGCGGTAGAGGGCAAGGATGTCGATGGTCTTTTCCGTGAGAGAGGAGCGGACTTCCTTGAGGTTGGcgctggtggtggagagCTTTGTGCTGGCTTCCTTGGCCAGGATCGAGACGATGGCGTCCTGGTCGATATACTTCATGCAGTCGCGCGCTAGGTCAGAGACGCCGGCGATGACGTTGATGCAGCGCACGCGACGCTGGCCCGAAGCGGTGGTGTAGAGCAAGGCGGCTTGGAAGTGTGCGTCCAGCTTGGAGTCGAGCTTGCCGTCGTAGCCAAAGGTGACGGCCAGAGCCTTGTCAGCGTCGATGACGCCAATTTCGAGGTCGGCGCCAAAGGTGTGCTGGATGAAGTTGCCGTGGTAGGCGTTCACTTGGAGGCCGTTGGAGCAGCGGACCTTCATAAGGGCCGCGTAGCCCGTCTCGCGCCTGACTGCGTGGTGGATCTCCAAGGAGAGCTTGGTGCTATCTCGCTGGACGACAAAGTTGGGGTAGAAGAAGGTCTCGCCACCGGTTGTCGAAGAGACATGGCCAATCGTAGCAATATCCAAGTAGCCGCCAGATGGCGAAGCCATGAAGAAATCGGCACCAACACCCAAAGAAACCATCTTTTCGGCCAACTTCCTCCAGCCAGGGTGCTCGGTAGTGAAGAGCTTCTTGTCAGGCTCTCCACCTGGGTGCTTGCCGTCGTCCCTCATAAAGAGACGGCCAGGACCCCAAGTGGGCAAAGCCGCAAGGGAGCAAAAGACCTTGCCGCCCGTCTTCTCAAGCGCAGCAACAGCCGAGTTCAGTGCGGACAGCAGGGCTGGCTCAGGGTTCTTGATGTTGGAGAACATCTGGGGCAAGCGCGTCAAGAGCGAACTAATGACAGCCTTGGACTCGTAGGGGTCCACAAAGAGACCATCGCTCAGGGGCAGGAAGGGGTCCTCGATGTCGGGCATCACAATCATCTGAGCCTGCTCGAGCGCGGGGCTGACATTGTAGAAGTGAATCTCCTGGTCGAAGGTGACGAAGCCAACCTTGGCACCAGCGGGAATCTTCCTCTTTGGCTCTCCGGTCTCGTCCTGGTCCTCGCCTTCCTCCGAGCCACCGTACAGAGCACTCAAGATGCCTTCGCAGAAAGACTCGAGGAAGCCCTTGTTGTAAGACTCTTGGGTAACATCAATAACGAAGAGGTAGCGCATGCCGACGGGTTCCTTGGTCCAGTACTCCTTGGGAACAACAAATTCGACGGTTCCGCGGGTCAGCTCGGGGCGCTGGTCGCGATCAACGCGGACGCCCTGGGGGCTAAGAGCGCAAAAGTACTCGGGAGGGGTATCATTAGCATAGGTACAAAGGTTGCAGACGAACTTGTTGCCGCCGGCCTTGAACATCATGAAGGGGTTCATGTAAGCTCTGCACCTGTGGCAGCGTGGCGGGCCCTGTTCGCCAAAGTCCAGGACGGGGATGGGCAGCTCGCCAGGCTGGGTCTCGGCCAGGggctggagaagaagacccaGGGGCAAGCCGGTGCTCTTGAGACCCTCTGCGCTTGCCGGCAGGTTGGTCATGGTGAGACGGGCAAACTTGGGCGACGAGTTGCCCTGGTCGAGGGCAACGAAGGACGTGACAGCCGGGGGTGGGACGAGGCGCTCAAAGGTTGGGTATACGTTGGTGTGGAAGTAAGGCTGGACGGCGTCGCGAGAAAGGGGCACGCTGGGGGTATCGTCTGGCGAAGGCTTGCCGCCCTGAGGACCGCCGGCAGCAAAGACACCGGAGCCAACACCCTGGGTAGCGTCCCTTGCGGCGAAGTCGGCGGCAGAGGTTGGGACGGGGCCGAAAGCTGGGCTGGCGGGCATGGGGAACTGGCCATGGCCCGGACCTGGTATCCTGCCGGCGAGGGAGGGGTCGGCGTTGAGGAACTGGGTTGCAGGTATCCCGGCGGGGGGCATGCCGTTGAAGGGCTGGGACGAGCCGGCGGGGGCCTCGACTGTGTGGAAAGCATGACggtccttctttttctttcttccgtGGTGATCGGCGGCACCAGCTCCAGCACCCAAAGACATGCCACCCATTTGCGCAGCCAAGCCTACATCATCCATTGGCGACACGGGAGAATGCGCGGGAGGGGCGCCGTAGGGAGAGGGGGCACcgtattgttgttgttgttgttgttgttgttgatggccgTATTCCTGACCATACTGCTGCTGGCCGTACTGCTGGCCGTACTGCTGACCATACTGCTGAccatactgctgctgctgctgctgctgctgaccgGGAGCATTGTACTCGGCGCCAGGGTGATATGGGTTCGGGGCAACTGGCGGTTGGAACTGGGGAGGCGCCGGTTGTGTGGTGCGGTTGGGATCGTTGGGGTCGAGGGTCTCCCCCTGACCAAGGGCGTGGTACATGGTGTAGTCGGCCATGTTTGGTTTGTGGGAAGGGTTGTATTAGGACTAGTATGtcaccgtcgtcgtcgtcgtcgtcgtcgtcgtcgtcgagtggtgttgttgttcgtgGTCGCTGCTGTCGTCGTATATACGTGTGTGCTATGGTATTATGGAAGATAggggggcggcggcgcctcTTCGGACGAAGGAGCTTGATCGAGATCGGGTCAAGGTcgggaagagcaagaagtggaaggacggTCGTTATCGGAgtttgttgttattgttgttgttgatcatgcccagcagcagcagatgTGTCTAGCTATGTCGTCGAAGCATCACCTACCGCATACTAAGGTAcatccaagtggaagtttgTTGTTAGTGGTTGAGGCCTGGGGATCGGAGTGGCAGAGGATATAAAGTGGGCGACAGTGGTTGTTTCCCCCGGTGGAGGTTATCTGGCTCTATCGGGACCGCTCCAGTCCAGTGTCACCATGGATGTCGAGCTGTCCTTTTCTCGTTTCCATGCGCAAGTGGAAGGCAGCCCGCCCGGGGCCCAGCCATGGAAAAGTGGGGCCGCGATGCTGCCGTGTCAATCGCCGGGTGTGTCAGTCCACTGAACAACAGCGCATGTGCCCCCCCAAGCTGCCCCTGAAAGTAGGTACTAAGTACActagaagtggaagcaagGGAATGCAGGTTCGACAACGCCTTGGTTTGAGGAAGCTTTGCCGGCTGCCAGCCAATCACATGGGCACTTGGCAGCCAGCTGTGACCTATCTTTCATACATTCAAGAGGTACAGTACTTACAAGTAGTGCtgcactacctacctaggaaCCCCCCCTGAATGGTCCAATTGGGCCCTGTAACCGCATCTCTCGGCTGTAAACCGCCAATCCAGCATGGGTCAACAGAGCCTCTTGCAGGCGCTTTCAACGTCCCGTCGccaaacaacaaacaacaaactCCACTAACAAAACATCATCACAACAACATTTCCATCCACACCCTACATCATCATTCAGACACCCTCCGGTCTGATGGAGTGCTTGGGCGGCTCCCACCCTTACCACCACAGGTAGTCCGACAACAAATTGAAGAAAAATGTTCAGCTTCTGCCCGCTCCAGGGCGCCCTCTCCGACTCGTCAGCCTCCCAGTCGCTGCTGGAGCTCGACGGCGGCGTCAAGATCCTGATCGATGTCGGCTGGGACGAGACCTTTGACGTCGAAAAGCTCAAGGAGCTCGGCAAGCAAGCACCGACTCTgtccctcatcctcctcacccacGCCACCGTCCCCCATCTGGCCGCCTACGCCCACTGCTGCAAGCACTTCCCACCCTTCCAGCGCATTCCCGTCTATGCGACGCGCCCCGTCATCGATCTCGGCCGTACCCTGACACAGGATCTCTATGCCTCGACGCCCctggccgccaccaccatatCATCGGCCTCGCTCGCCGAAGTGTCGTATGCCTCGGGATACTCCCAGGCCGCCTCCGCCGAAaacaccttcctcctccagccaCCCACTCCCGAAGAGATCACAAAGTACTTTTCTCTAATCCAGCCGTTAAAGTACTCTCAGCCACATCAACCGCTGCCGTCGCCCTTCTCCCCGCCTCTGAACGGACTCACCATTACCGCCTACAACTCGGGCCGCACCCTCGGAGGAACCATATGGCACATTCAGCATGGCTTGGAGTCGATTGTCTACGCCGTCGACTGGAACCAGGCCCGCGAGAACGTGTTTGCCGGCGCTGCTTGGCTAGGTGGAAACCATGGTGGTGCCGGAGGTACACAGGTGATTGAGCAGTTGCGCAAGCCAACCGCCCTGGTATGCAGCAGTCGTACTCCAGACGCCGCCCTACCGCGTGCCAAGCGTGACGAACAACTTATGGAGTCGATCAAGCTGTGTATTGCCAGAGGTGGTACCGTCCTTATCCCCGTCGACTCGAGCGCCAGAGTATTAGAGCTGTCATACCTTCTCGAGCACGCCTGGAGAAAAGAGGTCGCCAAGGACAATGACGTCTTCAAATCCGCCAAGCTGTTCCTTGCCGGACGcaccatcagcagcaccatGAAGAATGCCAGGAGCATGTTGGAGTGGATGGACGACAGCATCATCAGGGAGTTTGAAGCCTTTGCGGATGAATCGAGGAGGAATAACAGGCGGGATGAGGGTAATCACCAGACCGGGCCAGGACCATTCGACTTCAAATACTTGAGGCTACTCGAGCGCAAGGCACAGATCGACAAGATCCTGCAACAGTCGGACGATGCCGAACCAAGAGCCAAGGTGATTCTCGCCAGCGACACGAGCCTGGACTGGGGTTTCTCCAAGGATATCCTCAAGTCCATTGCCGCTGATGCGCGCAACTTGGTCATTCTAACGGAAAAGCCCAACTTGGAGCCGAACCAAAAACCATCTATTTCGAGGACACTATGGGAGTGGTGGAAAGAGAGAAGGGACGGTGTGGCGACAGAACGCACAAGCAACGGTGACACCTTCGAGCAGGTCTATGCCGGTAACCGCGAGTTGGAGATCGAAACCGCCGAACGAAAGGGGCTTGAAGGTGATGAGCTAAACGTGTATCAACAATGGCTGGCAACCCAACGGCAGCTACAAGCTACCCTACAGAGCGGTGGCACCAATCTATTAGAAGCACCGGGAGATGTCCTTGACGACGCTGATTCCGACACCGATAGCGAGTCAGAAGGCTCTGACACGGAGCAACAAGGAAAGGCTCTAAATATCGCAAACACAATGGCCCAAGCAAGTCGTAAGAAGGTAGTATTGAGGGACGAGGACCTTGGTgtcaccatcctcatcaaGAAAGAAAACGTCTACGACTTCAACGTCCGCGGCACCAAGGGCAGAGACCGCATGTTCCCCGTCGCCATGCGTAGGAGACGTGCCGACGAATTTGGCGAACTCATCCGACCCGAAGACTACCTCCGCGCTGAAGAACGCGAAGACGCCGAGAACCAAGAAGCCGGCCAAGTAAACACTAACAATCAAGAGCCCGAAGGCCTTGGCAAGAAGCGCAAGTGGGAAGACATCGGCACCGCCGGCAGAGGCAGAGGCGGCGCGGGGCCTAACAAACGTCCCCACCACCATGACCGCCGTCGCCTTTCCGCAGGCGAAGCCGACGCTGCTCCCTTTTCCGAGAACGGCCCAGCGGGCGATGACCTCTCCGATctcgaagacgaagaggacgagacCCTCAACGGCCCCGCCAAGCTGGTAGTCACCAAGGAAACTATTCCCGTCCGTCTGCGGATTGCCTTTGTTGACTTCAGCGGCCTTCACGACAAGCGCAGCTTGACCATGCTCATCCCGCTCATCCAGCCGCGCAAGCTGGTCCTCGTCGCCGGCGGCAAAGACGAGACCTTGGCCCTGGCCTCGGACGTCAAGAAGTTGCTCACCGCCCAATCCACCGGTACCGAGTCCGCCATCGAGGTGCTCACTCCCGCAGTGGGCACAACCGTCGACGCCTCGGTCGACACCAACGCCTGGGTCCTGAAACTAGCCGACCCGCTCGTCAAGGGCCTCAAATGGCAGAACGTGCGCGGTCTGGGAATCGTCACTGTCACCGGTCTGCTACTCCCCGGAGGCGAATTCCAGCCGATCGAGgtgggcgatggcgatggcgatgcaGCAAAGCGCCAGAAACTCGAAGACTCTTCGGAAACTCCAACAACTTCC
It encodes:
- a CDS encoding Sec23/Sec24 family protein translates to MADYTMYHALGQGETLDPNDPNRTTQPAPPQFQPPVAPNPYHPGAEYNAPGQQQQQQQQYGQQYGQQYGQQYGQQQYGQEYGHQQQQQQQQQYGAPSPYGAPPAHSPVSPMDDVGLAAQMGGMSLGAGAGAADHHGRKKKKDRHAFHTVEAPAGSSQPFNGMPPAGIPATQFLNADPSLAGRIPGPGHGQFPMPASPAFGPVPTSAADFAARDATQGVGSGVFAAGGPQGGKPSPDDTPSVPLSRDAVQPYFHTNVYPTFERLVPPPAVTSFVALDQGNSSPKFARLTMTNLPASAEGLKSTGLPLGLLLQPLAETQPGELPIPVLDFGEQGPPRCHRCRAYMNPFMMFKAGGNKFVCNLCTYANDTPPEYFCALSPQGVRVDRDQRPELTRGTVEFVVPKEYWTKEPVGMRYLFVIDVTQESYNKGFLESFCEGILSALYGGSEEGEDQDETGEPKRKIPAGAKVGFVTFDQEIHFYNVSPALEQAQMIVMPDIEDPFLPLSDGLFVDPYESKAVISSLLTRLPQMFSNIKNPEPALLSALNSAVAALEKTGGKVFCSLAALPTWGPGRLFMRDDGKHPGGEPDKKLFTTEHPGWRKLAEKMVSLGVGADFFMASPSGGYLDIATIGHVSSTTGGETFFYPNFVVQRDSTKLSLEIHHAVRRETGYAALMKVRCSNGLQVNAYHGNFIQHTFGADLEIGVIDADKALAVTFGYDGKLDSKLDAHFQAALLYTTASGQRRVRCINVIAGVSDLARDCMKYIDQDAIVSILAKEASTKLSTTSANLKEVRSSLTEKTIDILALYRKNHLAVPHPPQQLVMPERLKEFTMYVLGMLKCRAFKGGNETTDRRVHDMRLIRSMGARELSLYLYPRIIPLHSLQPEDGYPDATTGHLRMPSTMRASFARVEPGGVYLVDNGQVCLLWMHAQTAPALIQDLFGEDKTTLQSLDPYTSTIPVLETHLNAQTRNIIEYMRTVRGSKGLTIQLARQGIDGAEFEFARMLVEDRNNEAQSYVDWLVHVHKGVQLELAGQRKREDGESHSALGSFTGLRPAYW
- a CDS encoding cleavage and polyadenylylation specificity factor, with amino-acid sequence MFSFCPLQGALSDSSASQSLLELDGGVKILIDVGWDETFDVEKLKELGKQAPTLSLILLTHATVPHLAAYAHCCKHFPPFQRIPVYATRPVIDLGRTLTQDLYASTPLAATTISSASLAEVSYASGYSQAASAENTFLLQPPTPEEITKYFSLIQPLKYSQPHQPLPSPFSPPLNGLTITAYNSGRTLGGTIWHIQHGLESIVYAVDWNQARENVFAGAAWLGGNHGGAGGTQVIEQLRKPTALVCSSRTPDAALPRAKRDEQLMESIKLCIARGGTVLIPVDSSARVLELSYLLEHAWRKEVAKDNDVFKSAKLFLAGRTISSTMKNARSMLEWMDDSIIREFEAFADESRRNNRRDEGNHQTGPGPFDFKYLRLLERKAQIDKILQQSDDAEPRAKVILASDTSLDWGFSKDILKSIAADARNLVILTEKPNLEPNQKPSISRTLWEWWKERRDGVATERTSNGDTFEQVYAGNRELEIETAERKGLEGDELNVYQQWLATQRQLQATLQSGGTNLLEAPGDVLDDADSDTDSESEGSDTEQQGKALNIANTMAQASRKKVVLRDEDLGVTILIKKENVYDFNVRGTKGRDRMFPVAMRRRRADEFGELIRPEDYLRAEEREDAENQEAGQVNTNNQEPEGLGKKRKWEDIGTAGRGRGGAGPNKRPHHHDRRRLSAGEADAAPFSENGPAGDDLSDLEDEEDETLNGPAKLVVTKETIPVRLRIAFVDFSGLHDKRSLTMLIPLIQPRKLVLVAGGKDETLALASDVKKLLTAQSTGTESAIEVLTPAVGTTVDASVDTNAWVLKLADPLVKGLKWQNVRGLGIVTVTGLLLPGGEFQPIEVGDGDGDAAKRQKLEDSSETPTTSTALVKTGTKHLSHHRLPPHTGPRPANPGLLVTFTSRPTSTRRRTTSRRLASGHAQRRPQGRVQGRRNAVD